One region of Vibrio zhugei genomic DNA includes:
- a CDS encoding DUF4123 domain-containing protein produces the protein MLSIIEDNPQLQWYVVLNTTSDTPVLQAFHEHGGHDVLGLWLGTPYEDWKAVMPRIAAVDAKHPFLAWMQSDEAPDDWGMLVGAAQPYALVREHLQGLTQVWMPNGDYVFFRFFDPRFGLKVAELCDDSERSQLMGPMAVWTNGHDAVHNTEVKETSKQEFPWWSVPESVVKALTEDDLSMLIMNSLQWLKEECADLYFAYPEPIVKAKTTHLVQRFKKTNPDISLNHYLYQAFHREVYR, from the coding sequence ATGCTCAGCATAATCGAGGATAACCCACAGTTGCAGTGGTATGTGGTGCTCAATACCACCAGTGATACGCCCGTGCTGCAAGCGTTTCATGAGCATGGCGGGCACGATGTATTGGGCTTGTGGCTTGGCACGCCTTATGAAGATTGGAAAGCCGTGATGCCACGCATTGCCGCGGTGGATGCGAAACACCCATTCTTGGCGTGGATGCAAAGTGATGAGGCGCCTGACGATTGGGGTATGCTGGTGGGCGCAGCGCAGCCTTATGCGTTAGTCCGAGAGCACTTACAAGGATTAACCCAAGTGTGGATGCCAAACGGCGATTATGTGTTCTTCCGCTTTTTTGACCCGCGCTTTGGGCTGAAAGTCGCCGAGCTGTGTGACGACAGCGAACGCAGCCAGCTCATGGGGCCGATGGCGGTGTGGACAAACGGCCATGATGCCGTGCACAACACCGAGGTGAAAGAGACCAGCAAACAAGAATTTCCATGGTGGAGCGTGCCAGAGAGTGTGGTTAAAGCGCTAACGGAAGACGATTTATCCATGCTGATCATGAACAGTTTGCAGTGGCTAAAAGAAGAATGTGCGGATCTGTACTTCGCGTACCCGGAACCGATCGTCAAAGCGAAAACAACCCATTTAGTTCAACGTTTTAAAAAGACAAACCCTGATATATCTCTTAATCACTATCTATATCAAGCATTTCACCGAGAGGTTTATCGATGA
- a CDS encoding Rhs family protein has product MNEAMTQDQQIEQSLDEKFAAIKADFEGSIKQYQEEASNWLYGWALDMDQKVIVNGEEQSADIDDKEIEANMVSCPLDGKLTLVHCFEAETFIPIGNTDFTIVAVEKGDYYGYNDIPGTEMTGTIDETGCALLELDLEVYGGKKLDITFHPDVSDDDVKALMNSYDSTLTNLMNWLEQEWKSTQRAEWKDYITGDIDVSEQVERFLHNMVQELLRAWDDISDLFHLLSHPSQLADLLGKYMDNPELIAQKLQESKEEAAKMLMLLQDEARCFLCVKAVYCWIKLLSPLQILNFLSTSLASILVEVILMVVIPGGAILKNVNRLRDTASVAGQIEGSTNG; this is encoded by the coding sequence ATGAATGAAGCTATGACTCAAGATCAGCAAATCGAACAGTCGCTCGATGAAAAATTTGCCGCGATTAAAGCAGACTTTGAAGGATCCATTAAGCAGTATCAAGAAGAAGCGTCGAATTGGCTCTATGGCTGGGCGCTTGATATGGATCAGAAAGTGATCGTTAACGGTGAAGAGCAATCAGCTGATATTGATGATAAAGAAATTGAAGCCAATATGGTGTCTTGTCCGCTTGATGGAAAATTAACGTTAGTGCACTGTTTTGAGGCGGAAACTTTTATCCCTATTGGTAATACCGATTTTACCATCGTGGCGGTTGAAAAAGGTGATTACTACGGCTACAACGACATCCCGGGCACGGAGATGACAGGTACCATTGATGAAACCGGTTGTGCCCTGCTCGAACTTGATCTTGAGGTCTATGGCGGTAAAAAGCTCGACATTACCTTTCACCCGGATGTCAGTGACGATGATGTTAAAGCATTGATGAATTCCTATGATTCTACCTTAACGAACTTAATGAATTGGCTAGAGCAAGAGTGGAAGTCAACTCAGCGTGCTGAATGGAAAGACTATATCACAGGTGATATTGATGTAAGCGAGCAAGTTGAGCGGTTCTTGCATAACATGGTGCAAGAATTACTTCGCGCTTGGGATGATATTTCTGACTTGTTTCATCTACTTTCTCACCCGTCACAATTAGCCGATTTACTGGGTAAGTATATGGATAACCCTGAGCTTATTGCACAAAAACTTCAAGAGTCGAAAGAAGAAGCTGCGAAAATGCTGATGTTACTGCAAGATGAAGCGCGTTGTTTTTTATGTGTTAAAGCCGTGTATTGTTGGATAAAGCTTTTGAGCCCTTTACAGATATTGAACTTTCTTTCAACCAGTTTAGCGTCCATCCTCGTTGAAGTGATTTTGATGGTCGTGATTCCGGGTGGAGCC